In one window of Reinekea forsetii DNA:
- a CDS encoding gamma-glutamylcyclotransferase family protein, whose translation MNYIFGYGSLICSDSRSRTGVSGPAHPVEVQGIARKWSVHVPDYAATAVGAHSDAHAHCNGVFFAVDEDNLSRFDVREQGYRRIQVPWASVEAMSTSALPVLGTLWAYVGTSQAAPHAERPIMQSYLDVILNGCLNYGPDFARRFTELTGQWQHLVDDRTQPTYPRALKSHDRLPEIDQVILEHLPDLWAQKQQLAQKP comes from the coding sequence ATGAATTATATATTCGGCTATGGCAGCCTAATTTGCTCCGATAGTCGCAGCCGAACCGGCGTGTCGGGACCGGCTCATCCGGTCGAAGTACAGGGCATTGCGCGCAAGTGGTCGGTCCATGTGCCAGATTATGCCGCGACGGCCGTGGGCGCGCACAGTGATGCGCATGCGCACTGCAATGGCGTGTTCTTTGCCGTCGATGAGGATAACCTGAGTCGTTTTGATGTCCGAGAACAGGGTTACCGGCGGATTCAGGTGCCATGGGCCTCGGTCGAGGCCATGAGCACCTCAGCATTGCCAGTATTGGGCACCTTATGGGCTTATGTCGGCACCAGTCAGGCCGCGCCGCATGCCGAGCGACCGATCATGCAAAGTTATCTGGATGTCATCCTCAACGGCTGCCTAAACTATGGTCCCGACTTCGCCCGGAGGTTCACCGAACTGACCGGTCAATGGCAACATTTGGTCGATGATCGGACCCAGCCAACCTATCCGCGCGCGCTGAAGTCGCATGATCGCCTGCCCGAAATCGATCAGGTGATACTCGAGCATCTGCCTGATTTATGGGCACAAAAACAACAATTGGCTCAGAAACCCTAA
- a CDS encoding sulfite exporter TauE/SafE family protein: MTTDLLAAFLIGLVSAGHCMGMCGGLMVAAGLNSTRPILTAYYSIGRVTTYVFLGTLFSYFAHLLPSHTLPWLKVLSGLLLALSALYFLGWNRWLKNFEQLGFPLWRRLQPLSKKLLPIDSARAAYGIGLLWGFIPCGLIYTAVAFSLGMPNVLQSALAMLFFGLGTLPAMVGSALMANRIRPWLYHPKVKFVLAGIMLLFAGTLWLDAYQNLR; the protein is encoded by the coding sequence GTGACGACTGATTTACTCGCCGCGTTCTTGATCGGCCTAGTGTCCGCGGGCCATTGCATGGGGATGTGTGGCGGCCTTATGGTAGCGGCCGGACTCAACTCAACTCGCCCGATTCTGACGGCCTATTATAGTATCGGCCGGGTCACCACCTATGTTTTCCTAGGGACGCTATTTAGCTACTTTGCCCACCTACTGCCCAGTCATACCCTGCCGTGGCTTAAGGTCTTGTCTGGTTTGCTATTAGCGTTAAGCGCGCTCTATTTTTTGGGGTGGAACCGATGGCTAAAGAATTTTGAACAGCTTGGCTTCCCACTGTGGCGACGTTTGCAGCCCCTAAGCAAGAAACTGCTGCCGATCGATTCGGCGCGAGCGGCCTATGGCATCGGTCTATTATGGGGCTTTATTCCCTGCGGACTGATTTACACCGCCGTCGCATTTAGCCTGGGTATGCCCAATGTCCTGCAGTCGGCTCTGGCCATGCTATTCTTTGGCTTAGGCACGCTGCCGGCAATGGTTGGCTCGGCGTTGATGGCCAACCGCATCCGACCCTGGTTGTACCATCCGAAAGTAAAGTTTGTGCTCGCCGGCATTATGCTCTTGTTTGCCGGCACCCTTTGGCTTGATGCCTACCAAAACCTGAGGTAA
- the ccoS gene encoding cbb3-type cytochrome oxidase assembly protein CcoS yields MDILLLLIPASLFLLAVAGLLFWWSVRSGQYDDLDSPGQRILFEDDDHMVPKPDKEQDSDD; encoded by the coding sequence GTGGATATACTGTTACTCTTGATACCGGCAAGCCTATTTTTGTTGGCGGTTGCCGGACTGCTGTTTTGGTGGTCGGTGCGCAGTGGCCAATACGACGATCTGGACAGTCCAGGCCAGCGCATTCTGTTTGAGGATGACGACCATATGGTACCGAAGCCAGACAAGGAGCAGGATAGTGACGACTGA
- a CDS encoding heavy metal translocating P-type ATPase, translating to MSSTNCFHCGLVNPDEAFELNVLGDARFFCCLGCRAAAQMIVASGLGEYYRFHQPDQQPVDTALSDKQQQALLVYDRDDVQNEFTTRASDGRKTAIFLIEGISCSACTWLIEKRLQQLAGVSYVAMNAATHRLSIEWQPGDVKLSDIFKSLLLIGYRAAPYLPDAAELARARTQRQFILRLGVAGIGMMQAMMNAVALYSGDISDSHERWLWWTSLLLTLPVILISAWPFFTAAGHALKNRQLSMDVSVSIAILSAFLASVWATVTGQGEVFYESVNMFTFFLVLSRFLEFRARTLSNAQGNTLVRVLPATCSLVEGGTVRETSIRDLIDGQIIRLLAGETSPCDGTVVRGQSEFDESSFSGEFRGRAKQLGDPVLAGTINQLQSVDIQVQHMTTGSAVNFLQQLVDRASAEKPRIAELADRGSRQFILSTLLVSLLIGLVWLWLDPDRAFWVVISVLVVTCPCALSLATPTALAQSMAQLKRQGFVITRGYVLERLAQLTEVAFDKTGTLTEGRFELSDFNRDPNADRWAFSEARLKYICGALEQYSEHAMANALKPLTAEFSASALVIEAVETVPGAGIQGQSELGLWRLGSAAFTHQDEAIQTEGTRLYLTCNDQLMATLTLTDRLRSTVAPLFDTLTGLQIRSHVLTGDANPLAEARLRTAGLNGQFLAGCTPGEKLAWVEQRAANSLAVVGDGLNDAPFLAGASLSIAMLEATDLTKTQADVLLFTNDLQVIAHAIGVARRTQKIIRQNLAWALLYNLIALPIAALGLVAPWQAAIGMSVSSLLVVGNASRLRK from the coding sequence ATGAGCTCTACAAACTGCTTCCATTGTGGCTTGGTCAATCCGGACGAAGCCTTTGAACTCAATGTGCTAGGCGACGCTCGCTTTTTCTGTTGTCTGGGATGCCGCGCCGCGGCTCAAATGATAGTCGCGAGCGGCTTAGGCGAATATTATCGCTTTCACCAACCCGACCAACAGCCCGTCGACACCGCCCTGAGCGACAAACAACAACAGGCCTTATTAGTCTATGATCGTGATGATGTTCAGAATGAATTCACTACTCGGGCGAGCGATGGGCGCAAGACGGCGATCTTTTTAATTGAAGGCATCAGCTGTTCAGCCTGCACTTGGTTGATCGAAAAGCGCCTGCAACAATTGGCGGGGGTTAGCTACGTCGCGATGAATGCCGCGACCCATCGTTTATCGATTGAGTGGCAGCCTGGCGACGTCAAACTCTCCGATATTTTCAAAAGTCTGTTATTGATCGGCTATCGCGCAGCACCCTATCTGCCCGATGCGGCCGAACTGGCCCGAGCGCGCACCCAGCGGCAATTTATTCTGCGTCTTGGAGTTGCCGGAATCGGTATGATGCAAGCGATGATGAATGCCGTCGCGCTTTATTCGGGCGATATCAGTGACAGTCATGAACGCTGGCTGTGGTGGACCAGCTTGCTGCTGACCTTGCCGGTGATCCTTATTTCCGCCTGGCCCTTTTTTACCGCGGCCGGCCATGCCCTTAAGAACCGTCAATTGTCCATGGACGTCAGCGTCAGTATCGCGATCTTAAGTGCATTTCTGGCCAGTGTTTGGGCCACTGTTACCGGCCAGGGTGAGGTGTTCTATGAATCGGTCAATATGTTTACCTTTTTCCTCGTTCTGAGTCGATTTTTGGAATTTCGCGCTCGCACCCTCTCCAATGCGCAGGGCAATACCCTGGTCCGAGTTCTGCCAGCAACCTGCAGCCTAGTAGAGGGCGGCACGGTGCGTGAAACATCGATTCGCGACCTAATTGATGGCCAGATCATTCGGCTCTTAGCCGGCGAAACCAGCCCCTGTGATGGCACGGTGGTGCGCGGCCAAAGTGAATTTGACGAATCCAGTTTCAGCGGTGAATTCAGAGGTCGTGCGAAACAACTCGGCGATCCGGTTCTGGCGGGAACCATCAACCAACTGCAGTCGGTTGATATCCAGGTGCAGCATATGACCACCGGCAGCGCCGTTAATTTCCTGCAACAATTGGTCGATCGCGCCAGCGCTGAAAAGCCACGCATCGCCGAGCTGGCCGACCGGGGTTCACGCCAGTTTATCCTGTCGACTCTTTTGGTTTCGCTGCTGATTGGCCTGGTATGGCTGTGGCTCGATCCAGATCGGGCCTTCTGGGTGGTAATCAGTGTGCTAGTGGTCACCTGTCCCTGTGCGCTCAGCTTAGCAACCCCAACGGCACTGGCGCAATCCATGGCACAGCTCAAGCGCCAAGGCTTTGTGATAACCCGAGGTTATGTGTTGGAACGCCTGGCGCAATTGACTGAGGTGGCATTCGATAAAACCGGGACCTTAACTGAAGGCCGATTTGAGCTCAGCGACTTTAATCGCGATCCCAATGCCGATCGTTGGGCATTTTCCGAGGCGCGATTAAAATACATCTGTGGCGCGTTAGAACAGTACAGCGAACATGCTATGGCCAACGCCTTAAAACCCTTAACTGCAGAGTTCAGTGCATCGGCTCTGGTCATTGAGGCGGTCGAAACGGTTCCGGGCGCGGGCATCCAGGGGCAATCTGAACTGGGTTTATGGCGCTTGGGTTCGGCAGCCTTCACCCACCAAGACGAAGCGATACAGACCGAGGGGACTCGTCTCTACCTGACTTGTAATGACCAGCTAATGGCCACCCTAACCCTGACAGACCGACTGCGCAGCACGGTAGCGCCGCTATTTGATACGCTGACGGGATTACAGATCCGCAGCCATGTCTTGACCGGAGATGCCAACCCCCTAGCCGAGGCCAGATTGCGCACGGCCGGACTCAACGGCCAGTTTCTTGCTGGTTGTACACCCGGCGAGAAGTTAGCCTGGGTCGAACAGCGTGCCGCCAACTCTCTGGCAGTGGTCGGTGACGGCTTAAACGATGCACCCTTCCTAGCCGGTGCCTCGTTGTCTATTGCTATGTTGGAGGCAACCGATTTAACCAAGACCCAAGCCGATGTGCTGCTGTTCACCAACGACCTGCAAGTGATCGCCCACGCGATCGGTGTCGCGCGGCGCACCCAGAAAATTATTCGTCAAAACCTGGCCTGGGCGCTGCTTTACAATCTTATCGCCCTGCCGATCGCGGCCCTGGGATTGGTCGCTCCGTGGCAGGCCGCTATTGGGATGTCGGTGAGTTCACTGTTGGTGGTTGGTAACGCCAGTCGTTTGAGGAAATAG
- a CDS encoding FixH family protein, protein MSELEGPWYKQFWLWFIVSPLLVVFVLGFTMLYLAIKTNDGVVVDNYYKDGKGIFVRKDEDALARAQNLRADLLWIDDKLLVTLSGDLTPLPEALRLLFIFPTAKAGDVSVLLQHQGLGQYQGRLTKPVIGKRQLQIQPIGESVNWRLHGSGIVPPASASMILLPKQQ, encoded by the coding sequence GTGTCAGAACTAGAAGGTCCTTGGTATAAACAATTTTGGTTATGGTTTATTGTCTCGCCGCTGCTGGTTGTCTTTGTGCTTGGCTTCACCATGCTTTATCTGGCGATCAAAACCAATGATGGCGTAGTGGTGGATAACTACTACAAGGACGGCAAGGGCATCTTTGTCCGTAAAGACGAAGATGCACTGGCCCGAGCGCAGAATTTGCGCGCGGATCTACTCTGGATCGATGATAAACTGCTGGTGACGCTCAGTGGCGATTTGACCCCCTTACCGGAGGCCCTCAGGCTATTATTTATCTTTCCAACGGCCAAGGCTGGCGATGTTTCAGTGCTGTTACAGCATCAAGGTTTGGGCCAGTACCAAGGGCGCCTGACCAAACCGGTTATCGGCAAGCGCCAACTGCAAATTCAACCGATCGGTGAAAGCGTCAATTGGCGACTGCACGGCTCGGGCATAGTCCCCCCCGCGTCCGCCTCGATGATTTTACTGCCCAAGCAACAATGA
- the ccoG gene encoding cytochrome c oxidase accessory protein CcoG, with amino-acid sequence MSEHKTSQEPSEIIMTDLYQSAAKIYIRRIRGYFRNLRFFGGMFLFAAYFGTLWLSWGDRQAVLFDLPQRQFHIFGVTFWPQDFILLSWALIISAFALFFITVFAGRVFCGYTCPQSVFTWVFLFIEEKTEGKRNARIKLDRQGLSGLKILRKAAKHLLWVLVALATAITFVGYFVPIKELLADLAQLSAGGWVIFWIAFFTLATYGNAGWLREQVCIYMCPYARFQSVMFDRDTLIVSYDAARGESRGARRRNDDPAKLGLGDCIDCDLCVQVCPTGIDIRDGLQYECIGCAACVDACDSVMEKMGYDTGLVRYTTENKLEGIQSSLMRPRLLAYAAALVLMTIAFALVLIARVPIELDIIRDRGALHKMTSDGLIQNSYLLKIANMTEQPQTFVISVDGLSGLAFRSSQRVQVPGGDAVTVPTLLVLPADLNRLPTSKIYFSITGEEDPKLATTEESRFFGPANF; translated from the coding sequence ATGTCTGAACACAAAACGTCTCAAGAACCATCCGAAATCATCATGACCGACTTATATCAATCCGCGGCCAAGATTTACATCAGGCGCATCCGGGGTTATTTTCGCAATCTAAGATTCTTTGGCGGCATGTTTTTATTTGCCGCCTACTTTGGCACCCTCTGGTTGAGCTGGGGGGATCGTCAGGCGGTGCTATTTGACTTACCGCAACGTCAATTCCATATTTTCGGCGTCACCTTCTGGCCACAAGACTTTATCCTTTTGTCTTGGGCGCTCATCATCTCCGCTTTCGCGCTATTTTTTATTACCGTTTTTGCCGGTCGCGTATTCTGCGGCTACACCTGCCCGCAGAGCGTTTTTACCTGGGTATTTTTGTTTATCGAGGAGAAAACCGAAGGTAAGCGTAACGCGCGCATCAAGTTAGACCGACAGGGTCTGAGCGGTCTCAAAATTCTACGTAAGGCCGCCAAACACCTACTCTGGGTCCTGGTAGCGCTGGCGACGGCGATCACCTTCGTGGGCTATTTTGTCCCGATCAAAGAACTCTTGGCGGATCTGGCTCAACTGTCTGCCGGTGGCTGGGTCATATTTTGGATCGCCTTTTTCACGCTGGCTACCTATGGCAATGCCGGTTGGTTGCGCGAACAGGTGTGCATCTATATGTGCCCTTATGCCCGGTTTCAATCGGTGATGTTCGACCGCGACACTTTGATTGTCAGCTATGACGCGGCGCGCGGCGAGTCACGCGGCGCACGGCGGCGTAATGACGACCCGGCCAAACTGGGCTTGGGCGATTGCATCGACTGCGACTTATGCGTCCAGGTGTGTCCGACTGGGATCGATATACGGGATGGGCTGCAGTACGAGTGCATTGGCTGTGCCGCCTGTGTGGACGCGTGCGACAGTGTGATGGAGAAAATGGGCTACGACACTGGCCTGGTGCGCTATACCACGGAAAACAAACTCGAGGGCATTCAGTCGAGCCTCATGCGGCCCCGCCTACTGGCCTATGCTGCGGCCCTGGTGTTGATGACCATTGCTTTTGCCTTGGTCCTAATCGCCCGGGTGCCGATTGAGCTGGATATCATCCGAGATCGTGGGGCGCTGCACAAGATGACCTCGGACGGTCTGATTCAAAACAGTTATTTGTTGAAGATCGCCAATATGACGGAACAGCCCCAAACCTTTGTGATCAGTGTTGACGGCTTATCGGGTTTAGCTTTTCGTTCATCGCAGCGGGTCCAAGTGCCCGGCGGGGATGCCGTGACGGTGCCCACCCTACTGGTGTTGCCAGCAGACCTAAATAGGCTGCCTACCAGCAAGATATACTTCTCCATCACCGGTGAAGAAGATCCCAAACTGGCAACGACCGAAGAAAGTCGATTCTTTGGCCCTGCCAATTTCTAA
- the ccoP gene encoding cytochrome-c oxidase, cbb3-type subunit III, translating into MSTFWNAYIFGLTGIMILGLMALLFFTRRMPGGTDPEETTGHSFDGIEELNNPMPKWWLNLFWLTIVFGLGYMVLYPIGNWNGLLNWTSAGQLEAETSQHDTKYGEFFARYASVPVEELQTNDQALRMGQQLFMINCAICHGQNAQGYYGFPNLADADWLYGGSGDNIETTLIQGRRGQMPAWKDTLGTTGIAAVTEYVLELSGNEHNDAQAAQGQVIFAQMCSACHGQDGTGSTLIGAPNLTDNIWLYDLPDQDLRRDVVTTLTNGRAGNMPAWIDILGEQKVHLLAGYVYSLSN; encoded by the coding sequence ATGAGTACTTTTTGGAATGCCTACATCTTCGGTCTGACCGGCATTATGATTCTGGGCTTGATGGCATTGCTTTTCTTTACTCGCAGAATGCCCGGCGGTACCGATCCTGAAGAGACCACCGGCCACAGCTTTGATGGCATTGAAGAACTCAATAACCCAATGCCCAAGTGGTGGCTCAATTTGTTTTGGCTCACCATCGTATTTGGCCTCGGCTATATGGTGCTGTATCCAATCGGCAATTGGAACGGCTTGCTCAATTGGACCTCGGCCGGCCAACTCGAGGCAGAGACGAGCCAACACGATACCAAGTATGGCGAGTTTTTTGCGCGCTATGCGAGTGTGCCCGTTGAGGAGTTGCAGACTAATGATCAGGCCCTGCGCATGGGTCAGCAACTCTTTATGATTAACTGCGCCATTTGCCATGGCCAAAACGCCCAAGGCTACTATGGTTTCCCGAACTTGGCCGACGCTGACTGGCTCTACGGCGGCAGCGGCGACAATATTGAAACAACGCTGATCCAGGGTCGACGCGGTCAAATGCCCGCCTGGAAAGATACCCTAGGTACCACGGGAATTGCGGCGGTTACCGAATACGTGTTAGAACTATCTGGCAATGAGCACAACGACGCGCAAGCGGCGCAAGGCCAGGTTATTTTTGCGCAGATGTGCAGTGCTTGCCACGGTCAGGATGGGACCGGCTCGACGCTGATCGGAGCTCCTAACCTGACCGACAATATTTGGCTCTACGATCTACCTGATCAGGATCTGCGACGCGATGTCGTGACCACCCTGACCAACGGTCGAGCCGGTAACATGCCAGCCTGGATAGATATATTGGGTGAGCAAAAGGTCCACTTATTAGCGGGTTATGTTTACAGCCTGAGTAATTAA
- a CDS encoding cbb3-type cytochrome oxidase subunit 3, which translates to MDINDLRALATVFTTVAFGAVCFWAYSGKNKQRFDEAANLPFADELDAEQERIKGEQE; encoded by the coding sequence ATGGATATTAACGACTTACGTGCGCTTGCTACGGTGTTCACCACGGTGGCCTTCGGCGCAGTGTGTTTTTGGGCTTACAGCGGTAAAAACAAGCAGCGCTTCGATGAGGCGGCAAACTTGCCCTTTGCCGATGAACTGGATGCAGAGCAAGAGCGTATCAAGGGAGAACAGGAATGA
- the ccoO gene encoding cytochrome-c oxidase, cbb3-type subunit II, translated as MKHEKVEKNVGLMAVFIAIAISFGGLVEIVPLFFLKDTTEPVAGLVPLTPVQLEGRDIYIREGCHNCHSQMIRPLRAEVERYGEFTQAGELIYNHTFQWGSKRTGPDLARVGGRYSDEWHKAHLFDPRSVVPESNMPRFNWLFEDRVKSAKTPNKLRALQRLGVPYSTEDIATAAQQTEGVKEIDALVAYLQQLGTVITGR; from the coding sequence ATGAAACATGAAAAAGTAGAAAAAAATGTTGGTCTTATGGCTGTTTTCATCGCTATCGCGATCAGCTTCGGTGGCTTGGTTGAAATCGTGCCACTATTTTTTCTCAAGGACACAACCGAACCCGTTGCGGGTCTAGTACCCTTGACGCCGGTGCAGCTGGAAGGGCGTGATATTTATATCCGCGAGGGCTGTCATAACTGCCACTCGCAGATGATTCGACCCTTACGTGCCGAGGTTGAACGCTATGGCGAGTTCACTCAAGCGGGCGAGCTGATCTATAACCATACTTTCCAGTGGGGTTCCAAACGCACCGGACCCGATCTGGCTCGGGTTGGCGGACGCTATAGCGATGAGTGGCACAAGGCGCATCTGTTCGACCCGCGCTCGGTAGTGCCAGAGTCGAATATGCCGCGCTTCAACTGGTTATTTGAAGATCGTGTCAAGAGCGCCAAAACACCCAACAAGCTGCGCGCACTGCAACGTCTTGGCGTGCCCTATAGTACTGAAGACATCGCCACCGCCGCACAGCAGACCGAGGGAGTTAAGGAAATCGACGCCTTGGTTGCCTACCTGCAGCAGCTTGGCACCGTCATTACCGGACGATAA
- the ccoN gene encoding cytochrome-c oxidase, cbb3-type subunit I, with protein sequence MSNALQTSQSAETYNYKVVKQFSIMTIVWGVVGMLLGVIIAAQMAFPELNFGPYFHFGRLRPLHTNAVIFAFGGCALFATSYYVVQRTTQARLAFGQLASFTFWGWQAVIVAAVITLPLGLTAGKEYAELIWPIDILITVVWLSYLAVFVGTIMNRKMPHIYVANWFFLAFIITVAVLHIVNSAAMPTSMTHAYSAYAGTTDAMVQWWYGHNAVGFFLTAGFLGMMYYYVPKQAERPVYSYRLSIVHFWALISVYMWAGGHHLHYSALPDWAQNLGMAMSLILLAPSWGGMINGMMTLSGAWYKLRTDPILRFLVVSLSFYGMSTFEGPMMAIKTVNALSHYTDWTIGHVHSGALGWVAMITIGAMYHTIPKLWNKEQMYSVNWINVHFWLATVGTVLYIASMWVNGIMQGLMWRAINADGTLAYSFVQGVEQSWMGYVVRLIGGLIFLSGMILMAVNVWKTIRSADASQTAA encoded by the coding sequence ATGAGTAATGCACTTCAAACCTCGCAATCTGCCGAAACTTACAATTACAAGGTCGTTAAACAATTCTCCATTATGACTATTGTCTGGGGCGTGGTTGGCATGCTGCTGGGTGTCATTATTGCGGCTCAAATGGCCTTTCCTGAACTGAACTTTGGGCCCTACTTCCATTTTGGTCGTTTACGCCCATTGCACACCAATGCGGTCATATTTGCCTTTGGTGGCTGCGCCCTGTTCGCAACTTCCTATTATGTAGTGCAACGAACCACCCAGGCACGTTTGGCCTTTGGTCAATTGGCGAGCTTTACCTTCTGGGGTTGGCAGGCGGTGATAGTTGCCGCAGTAATTACCTTACCTTTGGGCCTCACCGCCGGTAAGGAGTATGCCGAATTAATTTGGCCCATCGACATTCTGATCACCGTGGTTTGGTTGTCCTATTTGGCCGTTTTCGTCGGCACCATTATGAATCGTAAGATGCCGCATATTTATGTTGCCAACTGGTTCTTTCTTGCTTTTATTATTACCGTGGCGGTGCTCCATATCGTCAACAGTGCGGCCATGCCCACCAGTATGACCCATGCCTATTCGGCCTATGCCGGGACGACCGACGCCATGGTGCAGTGGTGGTATGGCCATAACGCCGTCGGGTTTTTCTTGACCGCCGGCTTCTTGGGCATGATGTACTACTATGTCCCGAAGCAGGCCGAGCGCCCGGTCTATTCCTATCGCTTGTCGATCGTGCACTTTTGGGCCCTGATTTCGGTCTATATGTGGGCCGGCGGCCACCACCTGCATTATTCAGCTTTACCGGATTGGGCTCAAAATTTGGGCATGGCGATGTCCTTGATTCTGTTGGCCCCGAGTTGGGGCGGCATGATCAATGGCATGATGACGCTCTCTGGTGCTTGGTATAAGTTACGCACCGATCCAATTCTGCGCTTTTTGGTGGTCTCCCTATCCTTCTATGGTATGTCGACCTTTGAAGGTCCGATGATGGCGATCAAAACCGTCAACGCCCTGTCTCACTATACCGACTGGACCATTGGCCATGTTCATTCCGGCGCCCTCGGCTGGGTTGCCATGATCACCATCGGCGCGATGTACCACACCATTCCCAAGTTGTGGAACAAAGAGCAGATGTACAGCGTGAATTGGATAAACGTTCACTTTTGGCTCGCCACGGTAGGCACCGTCCTCTACATCGCCTCGATGTGGGTCAATGGCATTATGCAAGGCCTAATGTGGCGCGCCATTAATGCCGATGGCACGCTGGCCTATAGCTTCGTGCAGGGTGTTGAACAAAGCTGGATGGGCTATGTGGTGCGACTCATTGGGGGTCTGATCTTCCTATCAGGCATGATCTTAATGGCTGTCAACGTATGGAAGACCATTCGTAGCGCTGATGCGTCACAAACCGCCGCATAA
- a CDS encoding acylphosphatase, translated as MQTRVTMQQCLKAWVFGKVQGVGYRLFCKRKAKELGLQGYALNLPDGRVEVLICGEEVQLQEMIAALYIGPTFAQVLGVDVESSEPQRLTGFMTGG; from the coding sequence ATGCAAACAAGGGTAACTATGCAACAGTGTCTGAAAGCCTGGGTGTTTGGCAAGGTCCAGGGTGTTGGTTATCGGCTTTTTTGCAAACGCAAGGCGAAAGAGTTGGGTTTGCAAGGCTATGCCCTGAACCTACCCGATGGCCGCGTCGAGGTATTGATTTGTGGCGAGGAGGTGCAATTGCAGGAGATGATTGCCGCCCTGTATATTGGGCCGACCTTTGCCCAGGTCTTGGGTGTGGACGTCGAATCGTCTGAGCCGCAACGCTTGACCGGCTTTATGACCGGTGGCTGA
- a CDS encoding lytic transglycosylase domain-containing protein yields the protein MAIFSKFIALLGSLALALTANLARADAVDNELAAALRSALNQPNSFADPYIGQVWLASMSEPLSRWLPDAQQRLILLTQIHQEAVRVGLEPGLVLALIQVESAFDPYAISYAGARGMMQIMPFWKQEIGRENDNLMDTATNLRYGTTILAHYLRIEDGSLVRALARYNGSRGQTWYPKRVLTYWRNYWRLSD from the coding sequence ATGGCTATATTTTCTAAATTTATCGCACTGCTAGGCAGCCTTGCGCTCGCCTTAACCGCAAACCTCGCCCGGGCGGATGCCGTCGACAACGAGTTGGCTGCCGCCCTGCGCAGCGCACTGAACCAGCCAAACTCATTTGCAGACCCCTATATTGGCCAAGTCTGGCTCGCCAGCATGTCCGAGCCGCTGAGCAGGTGGCTGCCGGATGCCCAACAACGGTTAATTTTATTGACTCAAATTCACCAGGAAGCGGTGCGGGTGGGACTCGAGCCCGGTCTGGTTTTGGCGCTGATTCAGGTTGAGAGCGCCTTTGATCCCTATGCTATTTCCTACGCGGGTGCACGCGGGATGATGCAAATCATGCCGTTCTGGAAACAAGAAATTGGCCGCGAAAATGACAATCTAATGGATACCGCCACCAACCTGCGCTACGGCACGACTATCTTGGCGCATTACTTGCGCATCGAAGACGGCAGTCTAGTTCGCGCCCTGGCACGCTATAACGGCAGTCGCGGGCAAACCTGGTATCCGAAACGGGTACTCACCTATTGGCGTAACTATTGGCGTTTGAGTGACTAG